The segment CGCATAACGGTTTCCATCCCAGCATCGCGGTCACTTCCCAATGGTCTTGTACGCTCAAGAGTAGACCCGCCAGCGCCACCAAAGTGCGCGGCGCCGCGCGTGGCCTCGAAACTGGTAGCATCGGGACTTCCCTGGGATGGAGACGGCTGGTGCGCAATATTTCCCGGACCTTCCTGACAGGCCTGGCGGCGATCCTGCCGCTGGTCATCACCCTGGCCCTGCTCTGGTGGCTGGGCAGCACGGCCGAAAAGGTCCTCGGCGGACTGCTGGGTGCGATCCTGCCCGACGCCCTGTATTTCCCGGGTCTTGGTATCCTTGCCGGCGTCGCGCTGGTGTTTGCGCTGGGCGTACTGCTTCAGGCCTATGTGGTGCGCGGGCTGTTCGACTGGATGGAATCGCTGATGCAGCGCATCCCGGTCATCAAGACGATCCACGGGACCGTGCGCGACGTCACCAACCTGCTCTCCGGCGACATCCACAAGCGTTTCGGACAGGCCGTGCTGGTGACCTTTCCCGGCAGCGACTTCAAGCTGGTCGGCTTCGTCACCCGCGAGGATTTCGAGGGCCTTCCGAACAACCTGGGCGGCCCGGAAACCCTCGCGGTGTACATGCCCATGAGCTACCAGATCGGTGGCTACACCCTCATGCTCCCGCGCGAACGCATCGAGCCGCTGGACCTGTCGCTGGAGGATGCCATGCGCTATGCCCTGACCGCCGGCGTCTCCGCGCGCCAGGAAAAGACCTAAGGAGACGCTGATCAATTCGCACGTCCGCGTTGGTGCCCATTTTTTCCGAGACAAGGCGCGGTGCGCAGTGCCGTAGTCACTCTACGGCCCCGTGTCGATCATCGGGGCGCAACGCAGGATCGGGGAAAATGGGGCACCAACCCCGAAGGGGCTCGGCCGCCCCTATTGGATAAAAATGGGCCCGCTGACGGCGTTGCGGCTCGCTTATGTAGCTCGACTACACTTCGCTCGCCGCGCCTTGTCATCGAGAAAAATCGACTCGAGCGCGAACGTGCGAATTAATCAGCGTCTCCTTAAGGGGTAGAATCCGCCGCATGACGGAACACGATTCCAAGCCACGGATACTGGTCGGCGTCAGCGGCGGCATCGCCGCCTACAAGGCCTGCGAGCTGGTGCGCGAACTGAGGCGCGCCGGCTGCGAGGTGCGTGTGGTGATGACCGCGGGCGCCCAGGCCTTCGTAACCCCGCTGACTTTCCAGGCCCTTTCCGGCGCGCCGGTGCGCACCGAGCTGCTGGATGCCGAGGCCGAATCCGGCATGGACCACATCGCGCTGGCGCGCTGGGCCGAGCGCATCGTGGTCGCCCCGGCCAGCGCCAACCTGATCGCACGTTTTGCCCAGGGCCTGGCGGACGATCTGCTGAGCACCCTGTTGCTGGCCACCACCGCACCGGTCGCGCTGGCGCCGGCGATGAACCACCGCATGTGGGCCCATCCGGCCACACAGGCCAATATCGCGACCCTGGTCGAGCGCGGCGTAACCCTGATCGGGCCGGACAGTGGCGACCAGGCCTGCGGCGAACAGGGCGAGGGCCGCCTGCGCGAGCCGGCCGCGATCGCGCGCGAACTGCTGCAGCCGGCCGACGTCCCCCTGGCGGGACGGCACGTGTTGATCACCGCCGGCCCCACCTTTGAACCGATCGACCCCGTCCGCTTCATCGGCAACCGCAGTTCCGGGCGCATGGGCTTCGCCCTGGCCGCGGCCGCGCGCGAGGCCGGCGCCCGCGTGACGCTGGTACACGGCCCCACGGCCGAGGCCGTGCCCGCCGGGATCAAGGGCGTGGCCACCGAGACCGCCGCCGCGATGCACGCGGCGGTAATGGAACGTCTGCCCGAAACCGACATCCTGATCGCCGCGGCGGCGGTGGCCGACTACCGCCCGGCCGAAGCGCAGACGCAGAAGATCAAGAAGGCCGCTCCGGTACTGAACCTCACGCTGGAGCGCACCGAGGATATCCTGGCCGAGGCCGCAAGCCACGCGGCCACGCTCCCCCGGCGCCCGTTCCTGGTGGGCTTCGCAGCCGAAACCGAGCAACTGCGCGAACACGCCGAGGCCAAGCGTCGCACCAAGGCTGTCGACCTGATCGCGGCCAATCGCGTGGGCGAGGGCCTCGCCTTCGGCACCGCCGACAACGAACTGCTGTGCATTTGGGAAGGCGGTGAACGCACCCTGCCGAACCAGCCCAAGACGCAGCTGGCCCGGGCACTGATCGACCTAGTCATCGAACGTCTGGCCGAACGTGAAACCGACTGATATTGGAAAGGAAAACCGGATGCCCGTCCCCGAGATTGACCTGAAGATCCTCGACCCGCGCATGGGCACGGACTTCCCGGTGCCCGCACCGGCTACAGACGGCTCCGCCGGGGTGGACCTGCGCGCGATGATCGACGCCCCGCTGACACTGGAACCCGGCGCAGCCGAGCTAATCCCGACCGGCCTGTCGATCCATATCGAGGACCCGGGCTACGCCGGGATGATCCTTCCGCGCTCCGGGCTCGGCCACAAGCACGGTCTGGTGCTGGGCAACCTGGTCGGCCTGATCGACGCCGACTACCAGGGCCCGCTGATGGTCTCCTGCTGGAACCGAGGCGCGAACGCCTACACGCTGGAGGTGGGGGAACGCCTGGCGCAGCTGGTCATCGTACCGGTGGTCCAGCCGCAATTCCACGTGGTCGAGGACTTCGAGGAAACCGCACGCGGCATAGGCGGCTTCGGTTCCTCCGGTCGCGGATAACGACCGCAGCGCATCGATCCGTCAGCCAGAGGGATACGGCACACCCACCCCGCCCAGGCCGCAGTATCCGTTGGGCACCTTGGCCAGATACTGCTGGTGGTAGTCCTCGGCGAAGTACCAGGCATCCAGCGGCTGGATCTCCGTGGTGATGGGGCCGCGCCCTGCGGCGTCCAGCGCGGCCTGATAGCGCTCGCGGCTGACCTCGGCAGCCGCCTGCTGCTCGGCCGAGTCCACGTAAATCGCGGAGCGGTACTGGGTCCCGACATCGTTGCCCTGGCGCATACCCTGGGTCGGGTCGTGCCCCTCCCAGAACACCCGCAACAGGGTCTCCAACGCGACCCGATTCGGGTCGAACACCACGCGCACCAGCTCCGTATGCCCGGTCTGCCCGGAGCAGACCTCCCGGTAGGTGGGGTTGCGCGTGTAGCCGCCACCGTAGCCCACGCTGGTCGAGTACACGCCGTCGGTCTGCCAGAACAAGCGCTCCGCCCCCCAGAAACAGCCCATGCCCACATGCAGCACCTGCAGGCCATCCGGGTACGGGGGCGCAAGCGGCGTACCCAGCACCATGTGACGGGGCGGGACCGGCAGGGGGTCATCACGCCCTGGCAAGGCCTCCTCGGGCGCGGGCAGGCGCGGGTCGGAAAATGCGAACATTACGCGTTCCTTCAGTCGGTCGGGGTGAGCCGGATCAGCTCGCCCGGGTTGTGATCGGTCAGCACCCAGATTGCGCCATCGTACACGCGCACATCGCGGATGCGGCGACCGAGATCGGGTAGCAGATCCACCTCTTCCACCAGCTCGCGATCTTCGAAGGTCAGCTTGCGCAGGGTCTGGCCGCGCAGACCGCCCACCAGCAGATCGCCATCCCAGTCGGCAAGGGCCGGATCGCGCAGGATCGCCATCCCGGATGGGGCGATGGCCGGTGTCCAGTAGTGTATGGCGGACTCCATACCCTCCTTCTCCGACTCTCCGGTACCAATCGGGCCACCGGAATAGGCCTCGCCATGCGAGATCACCGGCCAGCCATAGTTCAGGCCGCGCTCGATGATGTTCACCTCGTCGCCACCACGCGGGCCGTGTTCGTTCTGCCAGAAGGTGCCGGTCTCGGGGTCCATGACCATGCCTTGCGGATTGCGCACGCCAATCACCCATATTTCGGGGTGCGCGCCGTCCGCGTCCACGAACGGGTTGTCGTCCGGCACCGAGCCATCGTCATGCAGGCGCACAATGCTGCCGGCATGGTCGTCCTTCTTCTGAGCGCGGTCCTGGTCGCCACGGTCGCCGACGCTGACGTAGACGTAACCATCCGCGTCAAACACGATGCGCGAGCCAAAGTGGCGCCCGCCACGCGTGGCCGGCTCGGCGGAGAACAGGATCTCGACATCCTCGAGTGTGCCGTCGGCAAACTGGCCTCGGGCGAGTCGTGTGGTCTGGCCGCCATCGGCCTGGGCGGAGTAGGTGAAGTACAGCCAACCGTTGTCCTCGAACTCGGGGTGCAGTGCGAGATCCAGCAGCCCGCCCTGGTTCTGCGCAACCAGGTCGTCCGGCAGGCCGGACACCAGATCGCCACGCCCCTCGAAGTTCGACACATCCGGGAAGTGGCGCAACTGCCCCGGGCGTTCACTGATCAGGGCACCGCCATCCGGCAGGAAGGCGATCGCCCAGGGGTGGTTCAGTCCCTGCTGCACCACCTCGCCCCGCAACTCGCCATCCGCGGCGGAGAACTCCTCGGCCGCGATCCCGGCCGAGCCCCCGCAGGCCACCAGCAGGCCGCCAAACAGGGGCGCCGCCAGCAGGCGACCCGGGGTCCATGCATGCGCTGTCATGTTGCGCTCCTCCGCTGAAACCTGGTTATTGGTGGTCGCGGGGCCTGTCGAGGTTCCCCGGCTGGCAGGAGGGGCACCAGTAGGTGGCGCGCAGGTGCTCGCCCAGTAACGCCCGTTCCACTGGCGTCCCGCACGTCCGGCAGGCCTGGCCCCCACGCCCGTACACATGCAGGTACTCGTCCGTCTCGGCCCGCGCGCGCGTAATGCGCGGCCCTGGCTTCAGGTTGCGTCGCAACAGACGTGCGGAATCGCAGTAGATATCCAGCAAGTCGCGATCCGTGATCGCGCCGACCGGCGTCAGCGGGTACCGGCCTTGCAGGAACAGCACCTCCGACTTGTAGATGTTGCCAATGCCCGCCGCCAGCGACTGATCGAGCAGTACATCCAGGATCGGCCGCGCGGGATCACAGTTCGTGCGGATGCGTTGGACGACCTCATCCAGCTCCACAGTCGCATCCAGAAGATCCGGCCCTACCCGCGCGTCCAGTCGCTCCGGATCGGCTCGCCCCTCCGACAATAACTGCCAGGCGAGCTCACGCGGATGGAAACAGACCAGCACTCGGTCCGCCAGGCGCAGCACGGCCCAGGCCTGATGGTCCGGCTTGTGCCAGGCCGCCCCGGGCGCGTACTGGTGCCAGGTCCCGTACATCCCCAAATGCGTGCGGAGGCGCCAGGCCCGGCCCGCGGCATCCTCCAGCGCGATCAGCAGATGCTTGCCACGAGCGCTCACCCTACGCACGGTCATCGCCCCATGCTCCACCAGTACCGCACCGCGCCGCGCGCGCGTCGCCACCGACTCCAGGGGGGCACCAGCCAACGCCGGACCAAGCACCCGGGCCAGCTTGTGGATGGTATCGCCCTCGGGCATCGCGGGAAGCGGAGATCAGCGCTTGCGGCTGGGGTAGAGCGGGGGTTCGCCCTCGGGGCGGGTGCGGAACAGGCGCATGGACCACAGGTACTGGGCCGGGGCCTGTTCGATGCCGCGCTCGATGGCCGTGTTCATGGCGCGTGCGTCCGCCGACTCGTCGTCGCTGGGGAAGTCGTCCAGCGGAGGCCACAGGCGCATCACGTACTGGTCGCGGGCGCTGTCGTACCAGGCGAAGCTGGGCAGCACGACCGCCTTCGACATGCGCGCCAGGCGACCAAGCGCCGTCAGCGTGGCCTTCTTCACGCCAAAGAAATCGACGAACACTGCGCCTTCCGCGCCCAGATCCTCGTCCGGCAGGTAGTAGAAGAAACGGCCGCGGCGCAACTGGCGAATCGCCGGACGCAGGCCCTGCTCGCGGGCGAAGATGTCACCCGAGTAGCGCGTGCGACTGCGGTGATTGATCCACTCCAGCACCGGATTCTTCATCGGCTTGGCGAACGAGACGCCGTCGTGCATCTGGCTCATGCGCACGCCGCCGTAATCCAGCGCCAGCGAGTGCGGGGCGAGGATGATCACCGGAGTACCCGCGGCCTGCAGGCGCTCGTAGTGTTCCAGCCCCTCGATACGGATACGCGTAGCATGCTGGCCGGGCTTGCCGAACCACAGCAGTCCGTAGTCCAGCACCGTCTGCGCCTGGTAGCGGTAATAGGCCTCCATGCGCTGCTCGCGCTCGGCCGGGGTCATGTCGGGAAAGCACAGCTCGAGGTTGCGCTGCACCACCGCGCGGCTGCGCCCGGCCGCCCGGCGGATCAGCCGCCCGAGTCCCCGGGCCAGTGCGTGCACGGCCGGGCGCGGCATCTCCTGCAGCACCCAGGCCACACCCAGCAGCAGCCAGCTGCCCCAGTAACGCGGAGCGAAATGCGCGGCCGTCAGTGGGGCCTGATAGGCGCCCGCCTCTTTGCCTGAACGGGTCTCCCCGGTCTTCTCACTCATGCGCTCCCGCCCGCATCGAGCTGCTTGCGAGCACGTTTCGCGTAGACCTCCATCTCCTTCGCCGCCTGCAGGTCGCCCTTCTCGGTGGCGATGGCAATGCCGCGTTCGCAGGCCGACAGCGCGGCCTGCGAACGCTCCAGGTCGACCAAGGTCTTGGCCAGCAGCTTCCATGCAGCGGAATACCCGCCATCCAACTCCAACGCGCGTTCCAGATGCGGGATCGCGGCCTCCTTCTGGCCGTCGGTCGCCAGGGCATTGCCCAGCGAGAAACGCAGCATCGCGGAATCCTGTCCGCCATCCAGCATGTTCTGGAAGCGTTCGATCATGTCACTCATGGGGCACCTCCATCGCCGCGTGCCATTCAGTTACTGCAGGCTAACGCCGCCAGAAGGCCGGCGACAGAAGCACCAGCACGGTAAAGATTTCCAGACGCCCCATCAGCATCGCCAGCACCAGCACCCACTTGCTGAAGTCGTTGATCGACTGAAAGTTGGGCCCGACCTCGCCCAGCCCCGGGCCCAGATTGTTCAACGTCGCCGCGACCGCGGAAAACGAGGTCACCTGATCGAGCCCGGAGGCCATCAGCGCCAGCATCATCACCACGAACACCATCACGTAGGCGGCGAGAAAGCCCCAGACCGCCTGAACCACCCGGTCCGGCGCCTCTTTACCGTTCACCTTGACCGCAATGCGCGCATGCGGATGAATCAGGCGCTTGATCTCGCGCAGCCCCTGCTTGACCAGCAGCAGTACGCGCACCACCTTCATCCCGCCACCGGTGGACCCGGTGCAGCCACCGATAAAGGACAGGAAAATCAGCAGGACCGGCAGGAACCCCGGCCACAGATAGAAGGCATCGGTGGCATAACCCGTGGTGGTCGCAATGGAAACGACATGGAACACCCCGCGGCGCAGGGCGTCACCCGCCTGGTCGGTGAAACCACTCCACAGCATGTAGCTGACCACAATTACGGCAGCGGAACCGAGCAGCAGCAGGTAGGTACGCAACTCCTCGTCCCGCTGATAGGGCTTCCAGGTTGCGCGATGAAGCACCAGAAAGTGCAGCGCGAAGTTCATCCCGCCAAGGATCATGAACGCG is part of the Thioalkalivibrio sp. K90mix genome and harbors:
- a CDS encoding DUF502 domain-containing protein produces the protein MRNISRTFLTGLAAILPLVITLALLWWLGSTAEKVLGGLLGAILPDALYFPGLGILAGVALVFALGVLLQAYVVRGLFDWMESLMQRIPVIKTIHGTVRDVTNLLSGDIHKRFGQAVLVTFPGSDFKLVGFVTREDFEGLPNNLGGPETLAVYMPMSYQIGGYTLMLPRERIEPLDLSLEDAMRYALTAGVSARQEKT
- the coaBC gene encoding bifunctional phosphopantothenoylcysteine decarboxylase/phosphopantothenate--cysteine ligase CoaBC, which gives rise to MTEHDSKPRILVGVSGGIAAYKACELVRELRRAGCEVRVVMTAGAQAFVTPLTFQALSGAPVRTELLDAEAESGMDHIALARWAERIVVAPASANLIARFAQGLADDLLSTLLLATTAPVALAPAMNHRMWAHPATQANIATLVERGVTLIGPDSGDQACGEQGEGRLREPAAIARELLQPADVPLAGRHVLITAGPTFEPIDPVRFIGNRSSGRMGFALAAAAREAGARVTLVHGPTAEAVPAGIKGVATETAAAMHAAVMERLPETDILIAAAAVADYRPAEAQTQKIKKAAPVLNLTLERTEDILAEAASHAATLPRRPFLVGFAAETEQLREHAEAKRRTKAVDLIAANRVGEGLAFGTADNELLCIWEGGERTLPNQPKTQLARALIDLVIERLAERETD
- the dut gene encoding dUTP diphosphatase, which codes for MPVPEIDLKILDPRMGTDFPVPAPATDGSAGVDLRAMIDAPLTLEPGAAELIPTGLSIHIEDPGYAGMILPRSGLGHKHGLVLGNLVGLIDADYQGPLMVSCWNRGANAYTLEVGERLAQLVIVPVVQPQFHVVEDFEETARGIGGFGSSGRG
- the msrA gene encoding peptide-methionine (S)-S-oxide reductase MsrA; its protein translation is MFAFSDPRLPAPEEALPGRDDPLPVPPRHMVLGTPLAPPYPDGLQVLHVGMGCFWGAERLFWQTDGVYSTSVGYGGGYTRNPTYREVCSGQTGHTELVRVVFDPNRVALETLLRVFWEGHDPTQGMRQGNDVGTQYRSAIYVDSAEQQAAAEVSRERYQAALDAAGRGPITTEIQPLDAWYFAEDYHQQYLAKVPNGYCGLGGVGVPYPSG
- a CDS encoding PQQ-dependent sugar dehydrogenase; this encodes MTAHAWTPGRLLAAPLFGGLLVACGGSAGIAAEEFSAADGELRGEVVQQGLNHPWAIAFLPDGGALISERPGQLRHFPDVSNFEGRGDLVSGLPDDLVAQNQGGLLDLALHPEFEDNGWLYFTYSAQADGGQTTRLARGQFADGTLEDVEILFSAEPATRGGRHFGSRIVFDADGYVYVSVGDRGDQDRAQKKDDHAGSIVRLHDDGSVPDDNPFVDADGAHPEIWVIGVRNPQGMVMDPETGTFWQNEHGPRGGDEVNIIERGLNYGWPVISHGEAYSGGPIGTGESEKEGMESAIHYWTPAIAPSGMAILRDPALADWDGDLLVGGLRGQTLRKLTFEDRELVEEVDLLPDLGRRIRDVRVYDGAIWVLTDHNPGELIRLTPTD
- a CDS encoding DNA-formamidopyrimidine glycosylase family protein, whose protein sequence is MPEGDTIHKLARVLGPALAGAPLESVATRARRGAVLVEHGAMTVRRVSARGKHLLIALEDAAGRAWRLRTHLGMYGTWHQYAPGAAWHKPDHQAWAVLRLADRVLVCFHPRELAWQLLSEGRADPERLDARVGPDLLDATVELDEVVQRIRTNCDPARPILDVLLDQSLAAGIGNIYKSEVLFLQGRYPLTPVGAITDRDLLDIYCDSARLLRRNLKPGPRITRARAETDEYLHVYGRGGQACRTCGTPVERALLGEHLRATYWCPSCQPGNLDRPRDHQ
- a CDS encoding lipid A biosynthesis acyltransferase, which translates into the protein MSEKTGETRSGKEAGAYQAPLTAAHFAPRYWGSWLLLGVAWVLQEMPRPAVHALARGLGRLIRRAAGRSRAVVQRNLELCFPDMTPAEREQRMEAYYRYQAQTVLDYGLLWFGKPGQHATRIRIEGLEHYERLQAAGTPVIILAPHSLALDYGGVRMSQMHDGVSFAKPMKNPVLEWINHRSRTRYSGDIFAREQGLRPAIRQLRRGRFFYYLPDEDLGAEGAVFVDFFGVKKATLTALGRLARMSKAVVLPSFAWYDSARDQYVMRLWPPLDDFPSDDESADARAMNTAIERGIEQAPAQYLWSMRLFRTRPEGEPPLYPSRKR
- a CDS encoding tetratricopeptide repeat protein; the encoded protein is MSDMIERFQNMLDGGQDSAMLRFSLGNALATDGQKEAAIPHLERALELDGGYSAAWKLLAKTLVDLERSQAALSACERGIAIATEKGDLQAAKEMEVYAKRARKQLDAGGSA